The bacterium BMS3Abin08 region TTTTCATTCCGGCTGATCTCTCTTGCCAAAGGCATGTACAATTCTTTTAGCATCCTCTTGTAGCATTTCAATATAGGTGTCAGTCCCTATCAGTGAACCTGGGAGCTGTGTAGCCACTACCACTGTCGCACCAGTCTCTTCAGCCACCAGATTCGGAATTCTTGGTGGAAACTGTGGTACCGTAAGGATTATCCTGATCCCCCTTTTACGCATCAGAGTGATAACCCTGCGAAGATGACGCCCGGACGATTCTTTCCCCGGCACACTGATTATAGTTGCTGCCTCCTCGATGCCATAGCGTTTCAGGAAATATGTGAAGGCCGGAACCGCGGTTACCACTGCCTGACCTGTAAGCGGGGACAGGTCTTTCCTTATTTTTTTATCCAGCGTTAATAGCTGTTCAATATAAATCTCAGCATTTCTGCGGTAATCGTCAGCGTGGGAGGG contains the following coding sequences:
- a CDS encoding putative periplasmic iron-binding protein precursor, which codes for MKVLRTLAFLVLFLMLISNPSFSREKRGRLNVVVTIPVLADFAHNIGGDLISVKSIITGLENPHTYEPRASDVKALAKANLFVRVGLGLETWTDKLVKNAGNPRLIQVTAARDCIAINNNPHVWMDIENASRMVIAIMEGMVRADPSHADDYRRNAEIYIEQLLTLDKKIRKDLSPLTGQAVVTAVPAFTYFLKRYGIEEAATIISVPGKESSGRHLRRVITLMRKRGIRIILTVPQFPPRIPNLVAEETGATVVVATQLPGSLIGTDTYIEMLQEDAKRIVHAFGKRDQPE